From Candidatus Deferrimicrobiaceae bacterium:
GCCTTGCCAACTCCGCCTTGCTCATCAGGAGCCCTTCCCTGATCTTTCGGACATTGTTCGTCTCGACTTTACCCTTGGTCTTTACCGCCTTCATCCTATCGCCCTCGAGGCTTGTGGCCCGGCCGGAAAGTACGCAAAAACAACCGCAACTACGACAAATGGTACCTCCCGTAAAATTAATGTCAAGCGATTTTTAAATACCCATTAAATTATTATAATTATGCTAAATTACCATTAATTGATTCCATGCTCCTTCGCCTTGTAAAGCAGGGCGGGATGGGAGATCCCCAGCAGCTCTGCCGCCTTCGGTCGGCTCCCCCCGGTCCGTTCCAGGGCCAGCCGGATCATCTGCCGCTCCATCTCCTTGACGGCCGCCTTCAAGTCCGGATTCTCAAGGGAAACGGGGATGCGGAGGACCATCCGCGGGGATCGGTCCGTCCCCCTCTCCCCGGCCCCCCCCCCTCCCCAGATGGTAATCAGCTGGTCCCGGGATATCTCCCCCTCCCCTCCGAGGAGGACGCACCGCTCGACCAGGTTCTCGAGTTCCCGTACGTTCCCGAGCCAGTCGTGGCCCGTTAGCGTTTCCATGGCCTCCGGCGAGAACCGGATCTCTCCCTTGCGGAATTTCCTGCGGAAGAGAGCGAGAAAGTGCTGCGCCAGGAGAGGGATGTCCTCCCTCCGCTCCCGCAAGGGGGGGACGTGGATCCGGATGACGTTCAGCCGGTAGAAGAGGTCCTTTCGGAAGGTCCCTGCCGAAACCTCCTGCTCGAGGTCTCTCGCCGTCGCGGCGACGATCCGGACGTTCACCTTCCGGACCTCCGTGTCCCCGAGGCGGCGCAACTCCCCCTCTTGGATGAACCGGAGCAGCTTCGTCTGGAGCATGAGCGGCAGCTCGCCGATCTCATCGAGGAATAGGGTTCCCCCGTTCGCCTCCTCGATGAGGCCCGACCGGTCCGATTTCGCCTCGGTGAACGCCCCCTTCCGGTGTCCGAAAAGCTCGCTCTCCAGCAGCGTCTCCGGGATCGCCCCGCAGTTGATGGCGACGAAGGGTTTGGCCTTCCTCCTCCCAGCGTAATGAAGCATCCGGGCGATGAGTTCCTTCCCCGTCCCGCTCTCGCCCGTCACCAGCGCCGTGGTGTCGTAATCCTTAACCTTCTCCACCATGCGGACGACGTTCTCCATCGAGGGGCTTGCGTACAGAAACTCCTCCGGGCGGAAGGCCTTTTCCACCTCTTGTCGGAGGGCCTCGTTTTCCTTCCGCAGGGTTTCCCGTTCCTGGGCCTTCCGGAGCGTCAGGAGGATTTCATCGCTCATGAACGGCTTGGAGATGTAATCGTACGCGCCGAGCTTCATCGCCTCGACGGCCGTCTGCACGGTCCCGAAGGCCGACATCATGATGGCCGTGCCGGGGATCTTCCGGGACATGATCTCCCGGAGAAGTTCGAGTCCCCCCATCTCCGGCATCCGGATGTCGCACAGGACGAAGTCGAACCGCTCCTTCTCCAGAAGCGCGAGCGCTCTCTTCCCGTT
This genomic window contains:
- a CDS encoding sigma-54 dependent transcriptional regulator translates to MADRILVVDDEESMRDVLRRILSAEGYSVSLAENGKRALALLEKERFDFVLCDIRMPEMGGLELLREIMSRKIPGTAIMMSAFGTVQTAVEAMKLGAYDYISKPFMSDEILLTLRKAQERETLRKENEALRQEVEKAFRPEEFLYASPSMENVVRMVEKVKDYDTTALVTGESGTGKELIARMLHYAGRRKAKPFVAINCGAIPETLLESELFGHRKGAFTEAKSDRSGLIEEANGGTLFLDEIGELPLMLQTKLLRFIQEGELRRLGDTEVRKVNVRIVAATARDLEQEVSAGTFRKDLFYRLNVIRIHVPPLRERREDIPLLAQHFLALFRRKFRKGEIRFSPEAMETLTGHDWLGNVRELENLVERCVLLGGEGEISRDQLITIWGGGGAGERGTDRSPRMVLRIPVSLENPDLKAAVKEMERQMIRLALERTGGSRPKAAELLGISHPALLYKAKEHGIN